The following are encoded in a window of Bos indicus isolate NIAB-ARS_2022 breed Sahiwal x Tharparkar chromosome 7, NIAB-ARS_B.indTharparkar_mat_pri_1.0, whole genome shotgun sequence genomic DNA:
- the LINGO3 gene encoding leucine-rich repeat and immunoglobulin-like domain-containing nogo receptor-interacting protein 3, translating into MTCWLWVLSLQFLLLPAALPPAGGCPARCECTAQTRAVACPRRRLTAVPDGIPAETRLLELSRNRIRCLNPGDLAALPLLEELDLSENVIAHVEPGAFANLPRLRVLRLRGNLLKLIPPGVFTRLDNLTLLDLSENKLVILLDYTFQDLRSLRRLEVGDNDLVFISRRAFAGLLALEELTLERCNLTALSGESLGHLRGLGALRLRHLAIAALEDQNFQRLPGLLHLEIDNWPLLEEVAAGSLRGLNLTSLSVTHTNITAVPSAALRHQAHLTCLNLSHNPISTVPRGSFRDLVRLRELHLAGALLAVVEPQAFLGLRQIRLLNLSNNLLSTLEESTFHSVNTLETLRVDGNPLACDCRLLWVVQRRKTLNFDGRPPACATPAEVRGDALRSLPDSALFEYFVCRKPKIRERRLQRITAAAGADVRFQCRAEGEPAPTVAWVTPRHRTVTAASAGRARVLPGGTLHIRDARPGDSGTYTCVASNAGGNDTYFATLSVQPEPAVNRTPGEGRNDTQVAARFPLDLTTILVSTAMGCITFLGVVLFCFLLLFVWSRGRGQHKNNFSVEYSFRKVDGPAAAAGQGGARKFNMKMI; encoded by the coding sequence ATGACCTGCTGGCTGTGGGTGCTAAGCCTGCAGTTCCTGCTCCTGCCCGCGGCCCTGCCCCCCGCAGGGGGCTGCCCGGCCCGCTGCGAGTGTACGGCGCAGACGCGCGCGGTAGCCTGTCCCCGGCGCCGGTTGACTGCGGTGCCCGACGGCATCCCGGCCGAGACGCGCTTGCTGGAGCTCAGCCGCAACCGCATCCGCTGCCTGAACCCAGGAGACCTGGCCGCCCTGCCGCTACTGGAGGAGCTGGACCTGAGCGAGAACGTGATCGCGCACGTGGAGCCGGGTGCCTTCGCCAACCTGCCGCGACTGCGTGTGCTGCGCCTCCGCGGTAACCTGCTCAAGCTCATCCCGCCCGGCGTCTTCACACGCCTGGACAACCTCACGCTGCTGGACCTGAGCGAGAACAAGCTGGTCATCCTCCTGGACTACACCTTCCAGGATCTGCGCAGCCTCCGCCGGCTGGAGGTCGGCGACAACGACCTGGTGTTCATCTCGCGCCGAGCCTTCGCCGGGCTGCTGGCGCTGGAGGAGCTCACCCTGGAGCGCTGCAACCTGACAGCACTGTCAGGCGAGTCGCTGGGCCACTTGCGGGGCCTGGGCGCCCTGCGGCTGCGCCACCTGGCCATCGCCGCCCTGGAGGACCAGAACTTCCAGCGGCTCCCCGGCCTGCTGCACTTGGAGATCGACAACTGGCCGCTGCTGGAGGAGGTGGCCGCCGGCAGCCTGAGGGGGCTCAACTTGACCTCGCTGTCCGTCACACACACCAACATCACCGCCGTGCCCTCCGCCGCCCTGCGCCACCAGGCTCACCTCACCTGCCTCAACCTGTCGCACAACCCCATCAGCACGGTGCCACGCGGGTCCTTCCGCGACCTGGTGCGCCTGCGTGAGCTGCACCTGGCTGGGGCCCTGTTGGCCGTGGTGGAGCCGCAGGCCTTCCTGGGGCTGCGGCAGATTCGCCTGCTCAACCTCTCCAACAACCTGCTGTCCACGCTAGAGGAGAGCACCTTCCACTCAGTCAACACGCTGGAGACGCTGCGCGTGGACGGGAACCCGCTGGCCTGCGACTGCCGCCTGCTGTGGGTCGTGCAACGCCGCAAGACCCTCAACTTCGACGGCCGCCCGCCGGCCTGCGCCACCCCAGCCGAGGTCCGCGGCGACGCGCTGCGCAGCCTGCCAGACTCGGCGCTCTTCGAGTACTTCGTGTGCCGCAAGCCCAAGATCCGCGAGCGGCGGCTGCAGCGCATCACAGCGGCCGCGGGCGCCGACGTGCGCTTCCAGTGCCGCGCCGAGGGCGAGCCGGCGCCCACCGTAGCATGGGTGACCCCGCGCCACCGCACGGTAACCGCCGCCAGCGCCGGCCGGGCGCGCGTGCTGCCGGGCGGCACGCTGCACATCCGGGACGCACGGCCGGGGGACAGCGGCACCTACACGTGCGTGGCCAGCAACGCGGGCGGCAACGACACCTACTTCGCCACCCTGAGCGTGCAGCCCGAGCCGGCCGTCAACCGGACCCCGGGCGAGGGCCGCAACGACACGCAGGTGGCCGCGCGCTTCCCGCTCGACCTCACCACTATCCTGGTGTCCACCGCCATGGGCTGCATCACCTTCCTGGGTGTCGTCCTCTTCTGCTTCCTGCTGCTCTTTGTGTGGAGCCGCGGCCGCGGGCAGCACAAGAACAACTTCTCGGTGGAGTACTCTTTCCGCAAGGTGGACGGGCCCGCCGCCGCGGCGGGCCAGGGGGGCGCCCGCAAGTTCAACATGAAGATGATATGA